In Erigeron canadensis isolate Cc75 chromosome 1, C_canadensis_v1, whole genome shotgun sequence, a single window of DNA contains:
- the LOC122589438 gene encoding uncharacterized protein LOC122589438 produces MAFPKLSLKLLVDKKGERVLFAEASKDFVDFFYHIFSLPLGTLIELLGSKNMVGCLGKLKDSIETFNGIDLQHDIREDDIFNLNSAFNEKNKLLLPCNDKPIISSKMLYGCSSFHNDEMNVPMYIDQEEDDDESDEAYDNDASCEKYVTDHLDALCPSCNSLMNAPLNYVAPSNKTCTSIIEDWKEKKKSWKGYVKEPVTYMVLDDLEVKSMSSISTISFIKDIGVKDLSHLEEKIVTFENAEGCLGLPGLVTGLRLWLDFFTFLKLLKASLITDKVLTTVFLQNNLAYE; encoded by the exons ATGGCTTTCCCAAAACTGAGTCTTAAGCTTCTTGTTGACAAGAAAGGTGAAAGAGTGTTATTTGCAGAAGCCTCTAAAGATTTTGTGGATTTCTTTTACCACATTTTCTCTTTGCCTTTGGGTACTCTCATCGAGCTCTTAGGATCGAAAAACATGGTGGGTTGTTTAGGAAAACTCAAAGATAGCATTGAAACCTTTAATGGAATCGACCTACAACATGATATCCGTGAAGATGACATTTTTAATCTCAATTCAGCTTTTAATGAAAAGAATAAGTTATTGTTGCCCTGTAATGACAAACCTATTATCTCAAGTAAAATGCTCTACGGGTGTAGTTCGTTTCATAATGACGAAATGAACGTGCCTATGTATATTGACCAAGAAGAAGACGACGACGAGTCTGATGAAGCATATGACAATGATGCAAGTTGTGAGAAATATGTGACGGATCATCTGGATGCTCTTTGTCCTTCTTGCAATTCTTTGATGAATGCCCCTTTAAACTATGTTGCTCCCTCAAATAAAACTTGTACGAGTATAATTGAAGATTGGAAAGAGAAGAAAAAGTCGTGGAAAGGGTATGTGAAAGAGCCTGTAACGTATATGGTGTTGGATGATTTGGAAGTGAAATCCATGTCCTCTATTTCAACCATCTCTTTTATCAAAGACATTGGTGTTAAGGATTTGAGTCATTTAGAGGAAAAGATAGTAACTTTTGAAAACGCTGAG GGCTGTTTGGGACTTCCAGGCCTTGTTACTGGGCTTAGGCTCTGGTTGGacttttttacatttttgaAGCTGTTGAAAGCTTCGTTGATAACCGATAAGGTGTTAACCACTGTATTTCTACAAAACAATCTTGCTTATGAATAG
- the LOC122589448 gene encoding uncharacterized protein LOC122589448 produces the protein MASPKISLKLLVDKKGQKVLFAEATKEFADFLFHIFSLPIGTLVELLGSKQMVGCLGKLKESIDNFNGTYLQPGIKKEDILNPKTAYNANTLLLSDDDDASSFQQPNASKDIYCCYQAAQGYGNDHCRGYATLYLDATCPSCKQLMNYKRILVIPNKELKAMEVGKNVNGYVKEVVTYMVMDDLVMNPMSTISSIALINSFGVMDLSQLQELEVSFGRYEALKLLMTSLKTDKVLSTLFLNNHHA, from the exons ATGGCTTCCCCAAAAATAAGTCTTAAGCTTCTTGTCGACAAGAAGGGCCAAAAAGTGTTGTTTGCTGAAGCAACAAAAGAATTTGCGGACTTTCTTTTCCACATTTTCTCTTTGCCTATTGGCACCCTGGTAGAGCTTTTGGGCTCTAAACAAATGGTGGGGTGCTTAGGAAAACTTAAGGAAAGTATCGACAACTTTAATGGTACTTACCTTCAACCTGGAATAAAAAAGGAAGATATCCTTAATCCAAAAACAGCTTATAATGCAAACACACTTCTGTtgtctgatgatgatgatgcttcTTCTTTCCAACAACCCAATGCTTCTAAAGACATTTACTGTTGTTATCAGGCAGCACAAGGATACGGTAATGATCATTGCCGAGGATACGCAACACTGTATTTGGATGCTACATGTCCTTCTTGTAAGCAACTCATGAATTATAAGAGGATCCTTGTTATTCCGAACAAGGAATTGAAAGCAATGGAGGTCGGGAAGAATGTGAATGGTTACGTAAAGGAGGTGGTGACGTATATGGTAATGGATGATCTTGTCATGAATCCCATGTCTACCATCTCAAGCATTGCTCTCATCAACAGCTTTGGTGTTATGGATCTTAGCCAACTTCAAGAACTGGAGGTCTCTTTCGGTAGATATGAG GCGctgaagctgttaatgacaTCCTTGAAGACAGACAAGGTGCTTAGCACTCTGTTTCTTAACAATCACCATGCTTAG